One Gadus morhua chromosome 13, gadMor3.0, whole genome shotgun sequence genomic window carries:
- the strip1 gene encoding striatin-interacting protein 1 homolog — protein MDVGGNGGGLAINNKQRAMLPNKSRGEFIRNQRKDSEGMSESPDLEFDYADTDKWTAELSELYSYTEGPEFTINRKCFEEDFRSHVPEKKWTELDAAQHRAHAMQLLDGLEVIRREKRLNVARAILYMAQGTFAECSCEAEVQHWVRYNIFLLLEVGTFSALVELLNMEIDNSAACSSAVRKPAISLADSTDLRVLLNIMYLIVETVQQEDSADRPEWRAIRDTFQAELGSPLYNNEPISVMLFGMVTKFSTGHAPHFPMKKVLLLLWKSILFTLGGFEQLQNIKVGKREELRLPPLPEDSIRVIRSMRAASPPASASDLIEQQQKRARREHKSLTKQDNLDAFNEKDPYKADDARDEEDDHDDNDNALETEPFPIERDDVMPPPIPHPPSERVSFPKGLPWAPKVREKDIENFLESSRSKFIGYTLGNDTNTVVGLPRPIHESIRTLKQHKYVSIAEIQILKEEEFQKTPLSGGEEDVEMSAIELLYQGILPSLPQYMIALLKILLAAAPTSKAKTDSINILADVLPEEMPTTVLQSMKLGVDVNRHKEIIVKAISAVLLLLLKHFKLNHIYQFEYMAQHLVFANCIPLILKFFNQNIMSYITAKNSISVLDFPHCVVHELPELTAESLEAGDNNQFCWRNLFSCINLLRILNKLTKWKHSRTMMLVVFKSAPILKRALKVKQAMMQLYVLKLLKVQTKYLGRQWRKSNMKTMSAIYQKVRHRLNDDWAYGNDLDARPWDFQAEECALRANIERFNSRRYDKAQSNPDFLPVDNCLQSVLGQRVELPEDFQMNYDLWLEREVFSKPISWEELLQ, from the exons ATGGACGTCGGTGGAAACGGTGGTGGATTAGCAATCAATAACAAACAGAGAGCTATGCTGCCCAACAAAAGTAGAGGCGAATTCATCCGGAATCAAAGGAAAGATTCCGAG GGGATGTCAGAATCTCCGGACCTTGAGTTTGACTATGCAGACACTGACAAATGGACTGCAGAGCTGTCCG AGCTATACAGCTATACAGAGGGACCAGAGTTTACGATCAACAGGAAGTGCTTTGAAGAAGACTTCAGAAGTCATG TGCCCGAGAAAAAGTGGACGGAGTTGGACGCTGCGCAGCACAGAGCGCATGCCATGCAGCTGCTGGACGGCCTGGAGGTCATCCGGAGAGAGAAGAGGCTCAACGTGGCTCGGGCCATCCTCTACATGGCCCAGG gTACGTTTGCAGAGTGCAGCTGTGAGGCTGAGGTGCAGCACTGGGTGCGGTACAACATCTtcctgctgctggaggtggGGACCTTCTCAGCTCTGGTGGAACTGCTCAACATGGAGATCGA TAACAGCGCGGCCTGTAGCAGCGCGGTGAGGAAGCCGGCCATCTCCCTGGCGGACAGCACAGACCTCCGGGTGCTGCTCAACATCATGTACCTGATCGTGGAGACCGTGCAGCAGGAAGACTCTGCGGACAGGCCAGAGTGGAGGGCCATCAGAGACACCTTCCAGGCAGAACTAG GCTCTCCCCTGTACAACAACGAGCCCATCTCGGTCATGCTCTTCGGGATGGTGACCAAGTTCAGCACCGGGCATGCCCCGCACTTCCCTATGAAGAAGGTCCTGTTGCTGCTGTGGAAGAGTATACTG TTCACCCTGGGCGGCTTCGAGCAGCTGCAGAACATCAAGGTGGGGAAGCGGGAGGAGCTGAGgttgccccccctccccgaggACAGTATCCGGGTCATCAGGAGCATGAGGGCGGCCTCCCcgcccgcctccgcctccgACCTCAtcgagcagcagcagaagcgcGCCCGCCGCGAACACaag TCGCTGACCAAACAGGACAACCTGGACGCCTTCAACGAGAAGGACCCGTACAAGGCGGACGACGCCCGCGACGAGGAGGACGACCACGACGACAACGACAACGCCCTCGAGACGGAGCCCTTCCCCATAGAGCGGGACGACGTCATGCCCCCGCCCATACCTCACCCGCCCTCCGAGAGGGTGTCCTTCCCCAAGGGCCTGCCCTGGGCCCCCAAAGTCAG GGAGAAGGACATTGAAAATTTCCTCGAGTCAAGTAGAAGTAAATTCATTGGATACACTCTTGGGAA CGATACAAATACCGTTGTTGGCCTACCCAGACCGATCCACGAGAGCATTAGGACACTGAAGCAG cacAAATATGTCTCGATAGCAGAGATTCAAATTTTAAAGGAGGAAGAGTTCCAGAAAACTCCACTGTCAGGG GGGGAAGAGGATGTAGAGATGAGTGCCATCGAGCTGTTATACCAGGGTATCCTGCCCAGCCTGCCTCAGTATATG ATCGCCCTGCTGAAGATCCTGCTGGCCGCCGCCCCCACCTCCAAGGCCAAGACGGACTCCATCAACATCCTGGCCGACGTGCTGCCAGAGGAGATGCC gaCCACCGTGCTCCAGAGCATGAAGCTGGGCGTGGACGTCAACCGCCACAAGGAGATCATCGTCAAGGCGATATCCGCcgtgctcctgctcctcctcaaacaCTTCAAGCTCAACCACATCTACCAG TTTGAGTACATGGCTCAGCACCTGGTGTTCGCCAACTGCATCCCCCTCATCCTCAAGTTCTTCAACCAGAACATCATGTCCTACATCACGGCTAAGAATAG cATCTCCGTACTGGACTTCCCGCACTGCGTGGTGCATGAGCTTCCCGAGCTGACCGCAGAGAGTTTG GAAGCGGGAGACAACAACCAATTCTGCTGGCGGAATCTGTTCTCCTGCATCAACCTGCTGAGGATCCTGAACAAGCTGACCAAGTGGAAGCACTCCCGCACCATG ATGCTGGTGGTGTTCAAGTCGGCCCCCATCCTGAAGAGGGCGCTGAAGGTGAAGCAGGCCATGATGCAGCTGTACGTCCTGAAGCTGCTCAAGGTGCAGACCAAGTACCTGGGCCGGCAGTGGAGGAAGAGCAACATGAAGACCATGTCGGCCATCTACCAGAAGGTCCGCCACCGCCTCAACGACGACTGGGCCTACGGAAACG ACCTGGACGCCCGGCCCTGGGACTTCCAGGCGGAGGAGTGCGCGCTGCGGGCCAACATCGAGCGCTTCAACAGCCGCCGCTACGACAAGGCCCAGAGCAACCCGGACTTCCTGCCCGTGGACAACTGCCTGCAGAGCGTGCTGGGCCAGCGGGTGGAGCTGCCCGAGGACTTCCAGATGAACTATGACCTGTGGCTGGAGCGGGAGGTCTTCTCCAAGCCCATCTCCTGGGAGGAGCTGCTGCAGTGA